In Hyla sarda isolate aHylSar1 chromosome 12, aHylSar1.hap1, whole genome shotgun sequence, a genomic segment contains:
- the BHLHE23 gene encoding class E basic helix-loop-helix protein 23 yields the protein MSVGEGAAQGMADLKSVPADAYMSLAQSYGQSFYGALRGAESARNYAGGPPVLDFTAGSRDRSGDSSDDQTGDDDDSFDPTKSSPTYDNEGKLTAKKPKEQRSLRLSINARERRRMHDLNDALDGLRSVIPYAHSPSVRKLSKIATLLLAKNYILMQAQALEEMRRLVAYLNQGQTLSSNLTTSLPPFGQSSVYPYPGTNVPSTPDKCSAFPAGTSNLCKHCTDKP from the coding sequence ATGAGTGTCGGGGAGGGAGCTGCACAGGGGATGGCTGATCTCAAATCTGTCCCGGCTGATGCCTACATGTCCCTGGCACAGTCCTATGGGCAGAGCTTCTATGGAGCTCTCCGTGGTGCTGAATCCGCGCGCAATTACGCAGGAGGACCTCCCGTGTTAGACTTCACCGCCGGCTCCAGGGACCGGTCTGGGGACAGCAGCGATGACCAGACCGGCGACGACGACGACAGCTTCGACCCCACAAAGAGCAGCCCAACCTATGACAACGAGGGCAAACTTACCGCCAAGAAACCCAAGGAACAGCGCTCCCTGAGACTGAGCATCAATGccagggagaggaggaggatgcaCGACCTCAATGATGCCCTGGATGGACTCAGGTCGGTTATCCCTTATGCCCACAGCCCTTCAGTCAGAAAACTGTCCAAAATTGCCACCCTGCTCCTTGCCAAGAACTACATCCTCATGCAGGCCCAAGCCCTGGAGGAGATGAGGAGGCTGGTGGCCTATCTGAACCAAGGACAGACTCTCAGCAGTAACCTCACCACTTCCTTGCCTCCCTTTGGACAATCTTCAGTGTACCCCTACCCTGGAACCAATGTGCCCAGCACCCCCGACAAATGCTCAGCCTTCCCTGCTGGCACCTCCAACCTGTGCAAACACTGCACAGACAAACCTTGA